In Helianthus annuus cultivar XRQ/B chromosome 8, HanXRQr2.0-SUNRISE, whole genome shotgun sequence, a single genomic region encodes these proteins:
- the LOC118480975 gene encoding uncharacterized protein LOC118480975, which translates to MSCVVVATIKIVQEEYGWFYASCRKCFKKVMGKSVYLQNVENVSDDILRLPVTSLVCIRCHTECTSITTKFKVQVRVQDESGSVSFVMFDRDVQKLLGLAASDIRERQVKSNDTGFPHEIFRLVDKKAAFKIDVSEFNLKNDYRVYTVQKTTEDPVIIAELVGGDGNGDENTDEVTQEVADVKVVNLSNSSHVSAERTSRDVVSVTANSSVVEVEKDSGSSPNGKRMAQDADVANVGELSTNARRTRKKLTKVNN; encoded by the exons ATGTCTTGTGTTGTGGTTGCGACAATTAAGATTGTGCAAGAAGAGTATGGTTGGTTTTATGCTTCCTGTCGTAAGTGTTTCAAGAAGGTGATGGGTAAAAGTGTATACTTGCAGAATGTTGAGAATGTTTCAGATGATATTCTTCGATTGCCTGTGACTTCTTTGGTTTGTATCAGATGTCATACTGAATGTACATCGATCACCACAAA GTTCAAGGTGCAAGTGCGGGTGCAGGATGAGAGTGGTAGTGTTTCTTTTGTTATGTTTGATAGAGATGTTCAGAAGCTTCTTGGATTAGCGGCGAGTGACATAAGAGAGAGGCAGGTTAAGTCCAATGATACTGGATTCCCTCATGAGATATTTCGATTGGTTGATAAGAAGGCTGCTTTTAAGATTGATGTTTCAGAGTTCAATCTTAAAAATGACTATCGTGTTTATACTGTGCAAAAAACAACTGAGGATCCAGTAATAATTGCTGAGTTGGTTGGTGGAGATGGTAATGGTGATGAAAATACTGATGAG GTTACTCAAGAGGTAGCTGACGTTAAAGTCGTTAACCTTTCAAACTCTTCTCATGTGTCTGCTGAACGAACTTCAAGG GATGTTGTGTCTGTTACGGCCAACTCTTCAgtcgttgaagttgaaaaggattCTGGATCAAGTCCCAATGGAAAGCGGATGGCTCAAGATGCTGATGTTGCCAACGTTGGTGAGCTATCCACTAATGCGAGAAGAACCCGAAAGAAGCTGACTAAGGTTAACAATTAG